From the Billgrantia sulfidoxydans genome, one window contains:
- the ntrC gene encoding nitrogen regulation protein NR(I): MTDVARVAVVDDDRAIRWVLERALAQPDLEVECIDRADVALSRLLDDPPDVLVTDIRMPGIDGLDLMSRVREVHPDLPVIVMTAHSDLDSAVASYQGGAFEYLPKPFDVDEALALVRRAVAHARERKRPVSVPEGLDAEIIGEAPAMQEVFRAIGRLSHSHITVLINGESGTGKERVARALHQHSPRSTHPFIALNMAAIPRDLIESELFGHEKGAFTGATASRQGRFEQANGGTLFLDEIGDMPAETQTRLLRVLADGEFYRVGGHTPVKVDVRIIAATHQNLERLVEDGRFREDLFHRLNVIRVHLPKLAERREDIPRLARHFLAEAAKELATDVKVLTRDAEAHLTRLPWPGNVRQLENTCRWLTVMASGREILVEDLPPELRQGEGGEVASGDWRAAFRDWADRALAAGHTHLLEEAVPDFERILIETALKHTGGRKGEAAELLGWGRNTLTRKLKVLLPALADGD, encoded by the coding sequence ATGACTGATGTCGCACGTGTCGCGGTGGTCGACGACGACCGCGCCATTCGCTGGGTGCTGGAGCGCGCCCTGGCCCAGCCCGACCTCGAGGTCGAGTGCATCGACCGGGCCGACGTGGCGCTCAGCCGCTTGCTGGACGACCCGCCCGACGTGCTGGTCACCGACATTCGCATGCCGGGCATCGACGGCCTCGACCTGATGTCGCGGGTGCGCGAGGTGCATCCCGACCTGCCGGTCATCGTGATGACGGCTCACTCCGATCTCGACAGCGCCGTGGCCTCCTACCAGGGTGGCGCCTTCGAATACCTGCCCAAGCCGTTCGATGTCGACGAGGCGCTGGCCCTGGTGCGCCGCGCCGTGGCCCACGCTCGCGAGCGCAAGCGCCCGGTGAGCGTGCCCGAGGGGCTCGACGCCGAGATCATCGGCGAGGCGCCGGCGATGCAGGAGGTCTTCCGCGCCATCGGCCGGCTGTCGCACTCGCACATCACCGTCTTGATCAACGGCGAGTCGGGTACCGGCAAGGAGCGCGTGGCCCGCGCCCTGCACCAGCACAGCCCGCGCTCCACCCATCCCTTCATCGCCCTCAACATGGCGGCGATTCCCCGCGACCTGATCGAATCCGAGCTGTTCGGCCACGAGAAGGGCGCCTTCACCGGCGCCACGGCGAGCCGGCAGGGGCGCTTCGAGCAGGCCAACGGCGGCACGCTGTTCCTCGATGAGATCGGCGACATGCCCGCCGAGACCCAGACCCGTCTGCTGCGAGTGCTGGCCGACGGCGAATTCTACCGGGTCGGCGGCCATACGCCGGTCAAGGTGGACGTGCGCATCATCGCCGCGACCCACCAGAACCTAGAGCGGCTGGTCGAGGACGGCCGCTTCCGCGAGGACCTCTTCCATCGTCTCAACGTGATCCGCGTGCACCTGCCCAAGCTGGCCGAACGGCGTGAGGACATTCCGCGCCTGGCGCGCCACTTCCTGGCCGAGGCGGCCAAGGAGCTCGCCACCGACGTCAAGGTACTGACCCGTGACGCCGAGGCGCACCTGACCCGCCTGCCGTGGCCGGGCAACGTGCGACAATTGGAGAACACCTGTCGCTGGTTGACGGTAATGGCCTCGGGGCGCGAGATCCTGGTCGAAGATCTGCCCCCGGAGCTGCGCCAGGGCGAGGGTGGCGAGGTGGCCAGCGGCGACTGGCGCGCCGCCTTTCGCGACTGGGCCGACCGCGCCCTGGCCGCGGGCCATACCCATCTGCTCGAGGAGGCGGTGCCGGATTTCGAACGCATCCTGATCGAAACCGCGCTGAAGCATACCGGCGGGCGCAAGGGCGAAGCCGCCGAGCTGCTGGGCTGGGGGCGCAATACCCTGACGCGCAAGCTCAAGGTGCTGCTGCCGGCGCTGGCGGATGGCGATTGA
- a CDS encoding DUF4124 domain-containing protein, which produces MAKAFVLCLLGLALVSEALATTIYRTTDAQGKVIFTDDPERGGEPVELAPLTVIPSQVEGARAEPPRVEGVAPRMGEAPGQPFMPYDTFRIRSPQHGADLPASYAGNLQVELAIEPELRPDHSVRLLVDGRVSQTPMHTRAFMLNDLGRGEYVLQAELLDAQGQVRHRSSPVSLYVQRVD; this is translated from the coding sequence ATGGCCAAGGCGTTCGTGCTGTGTCTGCTGGGCTTGGCGCTGGTGTCGGAGGCGCTGGCCACGACGATCTATCGCACCACCGATGCGCAGGGCAAGGTGATCTTCACCGACGACCCCGAGCGCGGCGGCGAGCCGGTCGAGCTGGCGCCGCTGACCGTGATCCCTTCGCAGGTCGAAGGGGCCCGGGCCGAGCCGCCACGCGTCGAGGGCGTTGCGCCGCGCATGGGCGAGGCGCCGGGCCAGCCCTTCATGCCCTACGACACCTTTCGCATCCGCTCGCCGCAGCACGGGGCGGACCTTCCCGCCAGCTACGCCGGCAACCTGCAGGTGGAGCTGGCGATCGAGCCGGAGCTGCGCCCCGACCACAGCGTGCGCCTGCTGGTCGACGGCCGGGTGAGCCAGACCCCGATGCATACCCGCGCCTTCATGCTCAACGACCTCGGTCGCGGCGAATACGTGCTACAGGCGGAGCTGCTCGATGCCCAGGGCCAGGTGCGTCACCGCAGCTCGCCGGTCTCGCTCTACGTACAGCGCGTCGACTGA
- a CDS encoding hydroxymethylglutaryl-CoA lyase, whose protein sequence is MLDGIRAPKRVHVTEVGPRDGLQNEKVLLSTAQKAELVRALVAAGVREFELTSFVSPRAVPALADAAELVAELRDIRDVHFSALVPNLRGAERALEAGIDSVVLFVSASETHNAKNVNASVDESLASFEQVARRLEGSGIELRGAIATCFGCPFEGDVEVAAVGRIARHFADLGARCVSLGDTTGMATPPLVAERIAHLREVAPGVAPTLHFHNTRGIGLANVMQGLALGVDRYESSIGGLGGCPFAPKATGNIASEDLVYLLGEMGIETGIDLERMIAAAQLATRLMGRPLPAQVSKAGPRLALSDCSAVPTARG, encoded by the coding sequence ATGCTCGACGGGATCAGGGCGCCCAAGCGGGTGCACGTCACCGAGGTGGGCCCGCGCGATGGCCTGCAGAACGAGAAGGTGCTGCTCTCCACGGCGCAAAAGGCCGAGCTGGTGCGCGCCCTGGTCGCGGCCGGGGTGCGCGAATTCGAGCTGACCTCCTTCGTCAGTCCCCGCGCGGTGCCGGCCCTGGCCGATGCCGCGGAGCTGGTGGCCGAACTCCGCGATATCCGGGACGTGCACTTCTCGGCGCTGGTGCCCAACCTGCGCGGGGCCGAGCGGGCCTTGGAGGCCGGCATCGACTCGGTGGTGCTGTTCGTCTCGGCTTCGGAAACCCACAACGCCAAGAACGTCAATGCCAGCGTCGATGAGTCGCTGGCGAGCTTCGAGCAGGTGGCGCGGCGCCTCGAGGGCAGCGGCATCGAGCTGCGCGGCGCCATCGCCACCTGCTTCGGCTGCCCCTTCGAGGGCGACGTCGAGGTCGCCGCGGTGGGGCGCATCGCCCGTCACTTCGCCGACCTCGGCGCGCGCTGCGTGTCGCTGGGCGACACCACCGGCATGGCCACGCCGCCGCTGGTGGCGGAGCGGATCGCCCACCTGCGCGAGGTGGCACCCGGGGTGGCGCCCACCCTGCACTTCCACAATACCCGCGGCATCGGGCTGGCCAACGTCATGCAGGGGCTGGCGCTGGGCGTCGATCGCTACGAGAGCTCGATCGGCGGGCTGGGCGGTTGCCCCTTCGCGCCGAAGGCGACGGGCAACATCGCCAGCGAGGACCTGGTCTACCTGCTCGGCGAGATGGGCATCGAGACCGGCATCGACCTGGAGCGGATGATCGCGGCGGCGCAACTCGCCACCCGCCTGATGGGGCGCCCCCTGCCGGCGCAGGTCTCCAAGGCGGGCCCGCGGCTGGCGCTGAGCGACTGCTCGGCGGTGCCCACGGCAAGAGGATGA
- a CDS encoding CaiB/BaiF CoA transferase family protein has product MTNSPAQAAGSLEGIRVIDLTRVISGPFCTQILGDHGAEVIKVEPPGRGDIVRSQGNIMDGFSWYFAQFNRNKRSLTLDLRSEAGKAILHRLLEGADVLVENFRPGVLEKMGLADATLRERYPRLVVGRINGFGSTGPYRDRPAYDFIAQAMSGFMGVNGPADGEPMRAAPPISDMVASQNLAFGICAALVRRERSGQGDIVETALTNGLIGMMGYLAAEYFATGQVPARTGNDHPMLYPYGLFRASDGEVAIAPSNDIMVERFLRALDMLHLLDDERFADNARRMVHREALREILTRVIERRSVDAWIAHLNRAGVPCGRVHDLRETFDDPQVQAQQMKIELDQGPLGRIPATGFPVKMSEAPAAVHRPVPDLGEHSDEVLRELGVDEDGIAELRARGII; this is encoded by the coding sequence ATGACGAATTCACCAGCCCAGGCGGCGGGAAGCCTGGAGGGCATCCGCGTGATCGACCTCACGCGGGTCATCTCGGGGCCGTTCTGCACCCAGATACTGGGCGACCACGGCGCCGAGGTGATCAAGGTCGAGCCGCCGGGGCGCGGCGATATCGTGCGCTCCCAGGGCAACATCATGGACGGCTTCAGCTGGTACTTCGCTCAGTTCAACCGCAACAAGCGCTCGCTGACGCTCGATCTGCGCAGCGAAGCGGGCAAGGCGATCCTGCATCGCCTGCTGGAGGGGGCCGACGTGCTGGTGGAGAATTTTCGCCCCGGCGTGCTGGAGAAGATGGGGCTCGCCGACGCCACGCTGCGCGAGCGCTACCCCCGCCTGGTCGTCGGGCGCATCAACGGCTTCGGCTCCACCGGGCCCTACCGCGACCGGCCCGCCTACGACTTCATCGCCCAGGCCATGAGCGGCTTCATGGGCGTCAATGGCCCCGCCGACGGCGAACCCATGCGCGCGGCGCCGCCGATCAGCGACATGGTGGCCAGCCAGAACCTGGCCTTCGGTATCTGCGCGGCGCTGGTGCGGCGCGAGCGCAGCGGGCAGGGCGATATCGTCGAGACTGCGCTGACCAACGGGCTGATCGGCATGATGGGCTACCTGGCGGCGGAGTACTTCGCCACCGGCCAGGTCCCGGCGCGCACCGGCAACGACCACCCCATGCTCTATCCCTACGGTCTGTTCCGCGCCAGCGACGGCGAGGTGGCCATCGCCCCCAGCAACGACATCATGGTCGAGCGCTTCCTGCGGGCGCTGGACATGCTGCACCTGCTCGACGACGAGCGCTTCGCCGACAACGCCCGGCGCATGGTGCACCGCGAAGCCCTGCGCGAGATCCTGACGCGGGTCATCGAGCGGCGCAGCGTCGACGCGTGGATCGCGCATCTCAACCGGGCCGGGGTGCCGTGCGGCCGCGTCCACGACCTGCGCGAGACCTTCGACGATCCTCAGGTCCAGGCCCAGCAGATGAAGATCGAACTGGACCAGGGCCCCCTCGGTCGGATACCCGCGACCGGCTTCCCGGTCAAGATGAGCGAGGCCCCCGCGGCGGTACACCGCCCCGTCCCCGACCTCGGCGAGCATAGCGACGAGGTCCTGCGCGAACTGGGCGTTGATGAGGATGGAATAGCGGAACTTCGGGCGCGGGGC
- the glnL gene encoding nitrogen regulation protein NR(II): MYRRLMEHLTTAVLLLDDELRLSWMNPAAEALLAVSLGRVKGLGLATLLAEDDGMGEVLAKARDDQHPFTQREVRLALVGGGVVTIDYTVTPLSAMELLVEMEPRDRLLRISREEALLNRQEAIKVLSRGLAHEVKNPLGGIRGAAQLLERDLDDPGLKEFTRIIVEEVDRLRDLVDSMLGPNKLVRHEPLNVHKVLERVRTLLMAERPSVTIERDYDPSLPDFPGDEAQMIQAVLNVARNAVEAMTEAGTEAPSLLLRTRARRQFTLGAERHRLVCEVALIDNGPGIPEGLQETLFYPMVSGRADGSGLGLSIAQGILHQHQGLIECESRPGHTEFRLLIPLERRHD, encoded by the coding sequence ATGTATCGACGCCTGATGGAACACCTCACCACCGCGGTGCTGCTGCTCGACGATGAACTGCGGCTGAGCTGGATGAACCCGGCCGCCGAGGCCTTGCTGGCGGTCAGCCTGGGCCGGGTGAAGGGGCTCGGCCTGGCGACGCTGCTCGCCGAGGACGACGGCATGGGCGAGGTGCTGGCCAAGGCCCGCGACGACCAGCACCCCTTCACCCAGCGCGAGGTCAGACTGGCACTGGTCGGCGGGGGCGTGGTCACGATCGACTATACGGTGACGCCGCTGTCGGCGATGGAGCTGCTGGTGGAGATGGAGCCGCGTGACCGCCTGCTGCGCATCTCCCGCGAGGAGGCCCTGCTCAATCGCCAGGAGGCGATCAAGGTGCTGTCGCGCGGCCTGGCCCACGAGGTCAAGAACCCCCTGGGCGGGATTCGCGGCGCCGCGCAGCTGCTCGAGCGCGATCTCGACGACCCCGGCCTCAAGGAGTTCACCCGCATCATCGTCGAGGAGGTTGATCGCCTGCGCGACCTGGTCGACAGCATGCTGGGGCCGAACAAGCTGGTGCGCCATGAGCCGCTCAACGTGCACAAGGTGCTGGAGCGGGTGCGTACGCTGCTGATGGCGGAAAGGCCGAGCGTGACGATCGAGCGTGACTACGATCCCAGCCTGCCGGACTTTCCTGGCGACGAGGCGCAGATGATCCAGGCGGTGCTCAACGTCGCGCGCAACGCCGTGGAAGCGATGACCGAGGCCGGCACCGAGGCGCCGAGCCTGCTGCTGCGTACCCGGGCGCGGCGCCAGTTCACCCTGGGCGCGGAGCGCCATCGCCTGGTCTGCGAGGTGGCGTTGATCGACAACGGCCCCGGCATTCCCGAGGGCCTTCAGGAAACCCTGTTCTATCCCATGGTCTCGGGGCGTGCCGACGGCAGCGGGCTGGGGCTGTCCATTGCCCAGGGCATCCTGCACCAGCACCAGGGGCTGATCGAGTGCGAGTCCCGCCCCGGCCATACCGAATTCCGTCTGCTTATTCCATTGGAGAGGCGCCATGACTGA